A genomic stretch from Hemibagrus wyckioides isolate EC202008001 linkage group LG02, SWU_Hwy_1.0, whole genome shotgun sequence includes:
- the LOC131343186 gene encoding inositol 1,4,5-trisphosphate receptor-interacting protein-like 2, with the protein MSAYTLNLRVFWLLVTCILGVLLLLHHFILRGSDERSDGCSDHGTGSVLLIKYFLAFVLCYFFIRYCSSQPGAAKRGIHAAAGKPAGPKRELLEEHFERHVRLSPHVLGHSKAHVAKLVSELVRVGRADVLPESSLAFRGDFIQIGSSYEEHKVGSPDCFDILVPLRLPRGLKLEPCSRGNNRGGAPLVTLETPRKEEWPRRHKAFTDAYLRSNSSPGVYRLSPDSVMRWFYCASQRCLSAVRYPFEQRCLLSLSLSEGQRVRLHLTPRSDYVCCHISMGVRLIPALPLGESAFLVASPGAQRSEDLWTVYFPKQEQKLLGWLKAKLPASSCHLKCLQLLKEVRDLGGQTLDHRAGAEWKGVLSSYVLKTAWMRLLLSTPSEAWEDRHLMDRMEDLLWFLRDGLQARSLHHLLLGGDKGLLPESVALPKVLKETAPSNLWAEFGADTLDLVGARLSYSWTHLPRLIRLGRPQRTALGRGLHCKHMDAE; encoded by the coding sequence ATGAGTGCCTACACGCTAAACCTCAGGGTTTTCTGGCTTCTGGTTACTTGCATCCTCGGCGTTTTGCTTCTGCTTCATCATTTCATCCTGCGAGGTTCTGACGAACGATCAGATGGCTGCTCTGATCACGGAACTGGATCTGTTCTGCTCATCAAGTACTTCTTGgcctttgtgttgtgttatttcttCATCAGGTACTGCTCCTCTCAACCTGGAGCTGCTAAACGAGGTATTCATGCTGCGGCTGGAAAACCTGCAGGTCCTAAACGGGAGTTGTTGGAGGAGCACTTCGAGAGACACGTACGCCTTTCTCCACACGTTCTCGGCCACAGCAAGGCTCACGTGGCCAAGCTGGTGAGTGAGCTGGTACGGGTCGGACGGGCCGACGTCCTTCCAGAGTCGTCTCTGGCATTTCGTGGAGACTTCATTCAGATCGGTAGCTCATACGAGGAGCACAAAGTGGGTTCGCCGGATTGTTTTGACATCCTGGTTCCGCTTAGGCTTCCCCGAGGGCTCAAACTGGAGCCTTGTAGTCGCGGTAACAACCGTGGTGGTGCACCACTGGTCACTCTGGAGACGCCACGCAAGGAGGAGTGGCCACGGCGCCACAAAGCCTTCACAGATGCCTACCTGCGTTCGAACAGTTCCCCCGGAGTCTACAGGTTGAGTCCGGACTCGGTGATGCGCTGGTTTTACTGCGCGTCTCAGCGCTGCCTGTCAGCCGTACGCTACCCGTTTGAGCAGCGCTGcttactcagtctctctctcagtgaggGTCAGCGTGTACGGCTTCACCTCACACCACGCTCCGACTACGTCTGCTGCCACATCTCCATGGGCGTCCGGCTCATCCCGGCACTTCCTCTGGGTGAATCCGCCTTTTTGGTCGCATCCCCGGGAGCTCAGCGTTCCGAAGACCTTTGGACGGTCTACTTCCCAAAGCAGGAGCAGAAGCTTCTTGGATGGTTGAAAGCCAAGCTCCCTGCCAGCTCCTGCCATCTCAAGTGCCTTCAGCTGCTGAAGGAAGTGCGTGACCTCGGTGGGCAGACGTTAGACCACCGAGCTGGCGCAGAGTGGAAAGGGGTTCTTTCATCCTATGTTCTGAAAACTGCCTGGATGCGCCTCCTGCTCAGCACGCCGTCCGAAGCCTGGGAGGACCGACACCTCATGGACAGGATGGAAGACCTGCTGTGGTTCCTAAGAGACGGGCTACAAGCCAGGAGTCTCCACCATCTCCTTCTCGGAGGTGACAAAGGACTTCTTCCCGAATCTGTCGCTTTGCCGAAGGTCCTTAAGGAAACAGCGCCATCTAACCTGTGGGCCGAATTCGGTGCAGATACTCTGGACCTGGTAGGTGCTCGTCTCTCCTACTCCTGGACTCATCTGCCTCGTTTAATCCGTCTCGGGCGTCCCCAGAGGACGGCCCTAGGACGAGGGCTTCACTGTAAGCACATGGATGCTGAGTAG